One Sebastes umbrosus isolate fSebUmb1 chromosome 6, fSebUmb1.pri, whole genome shotgun sequence DNA window includes the following coding sequences:
- the LOC119490581 gene encoding uncharacterized protein YJR142W-like, translating to MSVLYSPQTSKRQASLHSITNCFNVFSSYTYEDEDGVYPESQFVFDLELPPEFKPRVGDGEVQEFYLLPIDKVKELVATDDFKPNCAMVVLDFLIRHSFIDPDTEPCYQEFVAGLHQTMQSEAED from the exons ACAAGTAAAAGACAAGCCTCTTTACATTCCATAACTAACTGCTTCAATGTATTTTCTAGCTACACCTACGAGGATGAAGACGGGGTGTATCCGGAAagtcagtttgtctttgattTGGAGCTTCCTCCGGAGTTCAAGCCCAGAGTAGGGGATGGAGAGGTACAAGAGTTCTACCTCCTGCCCATAGATAAG GTGAAGGAACTGGTGGCCACTGATGACTTCAAACCCAACTGTGCCATGGTGGTCTTGGACTTCCTCATTAGACACTCGTTTATTGATCCAGACACAG AGCCATGCTATCAGGAGTTTGTGGCAGGACTCCATCAGACAATGCAGAGTGAAGCTGAGGACTGA